The window ccttgctattctttggaactctgcattcaaatgagtagatcattccttttctcctttgcctttagcgtctcttcttttcacagctatttgtaaagcctcctcagacaagcattttgcctttttgtctttggttttcttggggatggtcctgtTCACTGCTTtctatacagtgtcacaaacctatgtccagaattcttcaggcactctatcagatctattcccttgaatctatttgtcacttccactgtataatcataagggatttgatttaggtcatacctggtctagtggttttccctactttcttcaatttacgtctgaatttggcaataaggagtgcatgatctgaaccacagtcaggtCTACTAGAGTACAGAATAAACGTTAGTTAATCTCAGCAACTACAGGTGAGATTTTGGAGAGGTTACGAACAATGCGTGCTGTCCAGGTCGTGTTTGAGTTAAGGTAAAGTAGTTCAAGGTCTTTTTAAGTGAAAATCTGTTTGTGAATAGAAAGGGGTTCCAGTAGGCTTAGCTCTAGGaattagaaagaaattaaagaaacttaccctttgactaaagtttttccacagacaaaaagCTGGCTGAGGATATGGTTGGCAAAGACCGCGGGGTTCTGATTCCTTTCAGGGAGAGGTGAATAGGTAGagtacagaggatttttagggcagtgaaactattctgtataacACTATAATGGTggtacatgtcattatacatttgccaAAACTCATGGAATGTATAACATCAAGAATAAACCCAGTGTTAACTATGGGTGataatgtgtgctgtgctgtgcttagttgctcagtcatgtccaactctttgcaactccatggactgcagccggtcTGGCTCTGCTgaccatggagattctccaggcaagaatactcaaatgggttgccatgccctccttcagggtaccttcccaacccagggataaaacccaggcctcttgcattgcaggtggattctttactgtctgagcccccagggaagcctaagaatactggagtgggtagcctatcccttttccaggggatcttctcaacccaggaatccaactggagtctcctgcattgcaggctgattctttaccagctgagctaccagggaagcctgataatgATGTGTAAGTTCATCAATTAATAACAAATGTACCATCCTGGATGTTGATATTCGAAGAGACTTGGGTAGGGGTGGGCAGAGGTGTATGTAAATTCTCcactttcttttcaattttgctgtgaacctaaaactgctcttaaaaagtAAGCAAGCAAAACTAACCGtgtttaaacaagaaaaaaaaaaaaagttgccaaggaaaaagagaggaaatgagTGTGAGCGTGGATGAGggataaaaaacaataataaaggaGAGGGATCTTGCACTGGGCCTATGACAATGAACTGTCATGAAATGAATGTTTAGTTCAATGGTCACCTTcaacccaagagaaagaaaatgaggttGATGTATGTGCACCTGCTCTGTAATCACAAATATATCAGATACAACACCaggttattaattatattttgccCCAGTATATACTCATTCTCATTCACTTGTTCACCACATTTTGAACATATCTCCTTATGACGAAGAAGTAACCTCATAAGACAAGCTGAAAGCTAGACTCTGAATGCAATTTTTCTACATCACATTCCCCATAGAGGGAATCTGTTTTATACTTCCTCACatcttagcatttctttttttaacactaAAAGCTTTCTCTGCGTGAATGCACTGGACTTGGAAGTGTAAGGAGGAATGTACCTTTCCTGCCTTCATTTCCCGACACTTGCTGCCGGCTGGTGGCGTTACCGCGCAATAACTAATATTTTTCGCCTCTCCTCCTGTCACCTGGAAGGAACAGCGGAGCACAGCTGTCGGACTCAGCTGCAGCTCgatggttctttttcttttaattgcctCGCCGCGCAGCTTAAGGGATTTCATTaatagctccccaaccagggatttatTCTTGCACTCCGCAGTGACAGCGTTGACTGGATCCCACGGAATTCTTAAGTCCAACTTTTCTGATCTTTTAGGAAACGCATTCCCGTGAACTTGCCAGCCTAGGGGACTCGACTCACAGTCAGTTCAGCACCACTGCTTCAAGGGTCCAAGGGGACAATCTCGGAGATGACCGAGACGACAAAGGCCTTTTTGATCCGAAGACTCGCCTAGTTCTCTCTCGCGCCCCCAGGAGGCGCAACCCGGTGGTGGGGAACTGCGCATGCGCGGTTTGACGGCCATTGCGCCGTCAACACTTCCGGTGGCCTCAGGTCTCCCGCTACAGCATGAAGATGGGGGAGGACGTCAGAGGAGCGCACAGCGAACGGCCACAGAAGCTAGTCCTCTGCGTTCTCTGCGGCCTGCCCGCGGCAGGAAAGTCAACTTTCGCGCGCGCCCTCAGACACTGGCTACAGCAGGAACTGGGTTGGGCGGTGGGAGTAGTCGCCTACGATGACGTCATGCCGGAAGCGGTCCTTGAGAAGGCAAGCGCAAGCCCATTGGTCAGTACGGAGGGGGCGGGGCGTAGGCCGGAGTTCAGTTAAGCTCAGTTGCTCactcgggtccgactctttgtgaatccttggacgccaggcctccctgtccatcaccaactcccggagtttactcaggctcacgtccattgagttggtgatgccatccaaccatctcatcctctgtcgtccccttctcccgtcTTCAGTAGGCAAGGAAAATGTATTATTGgaggagaccctgatgctggaaaagattgagggcaggagaaggggacgacagaggatgaaatggttggatggcaccatagGTGTACTGGATAATGCGTGGTGTGGGAGAAGGATCCCTGATGGAGGACAGATGGGGGTTCGAGGAAAGTGAGCTGGTTTGCACTGAATAAGTTGACTGTGAATATGACAGGTACAAACAGCCACCAGTATAGGGTTAGATTCTGAAGTTAGCGTGCAACGTGGAAATCTCCCATTGTCAGATACCCTCCTGAAAATCCTTTGGGAAGGTTGTTCTGAAAGGAGGGACAGACGCTGTCAAAAATTCCAACACAGCAAATTTAACAATCAGCCAGGAAAATCCAGGTTTTATGGGGCTTTAAGTTATGCAGTTTGAGGGAAACCCTTTTAAAGAAGAATACAAAATTACAAGTAACAAGGTACTTACTAGGGTGCCTCCTGTGAAAGTCCAGTCTGTACAAATGAAGAATTCTGCCTCTGAAGCTGGATCTTCATTCGTAATCGGAGTAAACCTGCCACTGCAAGAATGGGAAAAGATGTCAGTTTCTTAGTTGACCACCAGATGAAGTAATAGGCTTGTGTTTGGGTACCAAGCCATACTCAGCTTTAAGCCCTCAGATCACCCTCAGTGTGATGAGATGCATCCCTTTGAGAAGCATGTGAAAACAGAGACTTTTGAGGGAACAGTAGATTGATGGCACTCATCTCATGCTAACTCTAGAGAAAATACTCAGTGAcatattctgaaaattttaagTAGTTTTGTCGTTTGGTGCTGAATGTAGATGAGTTcacataaataaaatgcaaatatggtGTGATTTCAGTCTGAGTATATTTGCAAAAATACATTTGGCATGTGAAAAATTTTGGACTTCACCAGCAAAGTTATATATTTCCCCATTCTTGGTTAATTGTGAGGTAAATATGGTATCAGTCTCGTAGTACCAGTGGATTTACTTTGGTAATAGTATTTCACCACTCTGGAGGAAGCTGGGACTTGTCGATAGAGATTGTATTTGCTgtggttttccctgttttcttactgtattttttCCACTTTCCCCCTACAAAGGCCCTGGGGCTCATCTTGTTACCATGATTAGGATATCTCACATTTTAGGAAGTGATgtgttgctgttttcttttcagtGGATTTCACCGttatattgggttagccaaaaaattcatttgggtttttctgtaggagggcacagaaaaatccaaacgaactttttggccaaaccaatattAGTTTTGTGTGCTGTAATCTCAGTGATGTTATGGGGTGTGGACAGACAGGAGAGGGATCCTCATCTCCCGTCCTTGTGTTTTCCCTCCAGCCTTGACCTCATAACTGAGTCAGTGCTCTCCAGAGCCCTTGAGCAGCAGCAAGATTACTTGTGTTTCCAAGCTATTTATTCTCTTCCCTTCAATCTGCTTACTCTATCTTTCCCTATCCCATTCCATTTCTATTGTTAGCCTGAGGTCCTTTCATCTGGACTCAGAGACTTTTCAGCTGATCCTCTTTCTGTCTGCACTTTTCTTATTTCAAGGGCACATGGGCATTGCTATATCTTAGCCagactgtttttattttggcAGGATATTTATTTTGGTTCCTTCTTTCTCCTAGATGGTAACagcttttcattctttcatttactcaCTTATTCAGTCATTTCATAAACACTTCTGGAGCATCTATTAGGTGTGAAACCCTCTGCTGAAGGCTGGGTATACAGCAGGCTATTGATCTAGCAGGGACATGGAGCTGCTTAAACAGTGTAAACCCTCTTAGAGTGGAGACTCAGTGTATACAGGTGTCGTGGTAGGCAAGGGAGGGTCTGCATGCCTTCTACATGGTTGAGTCTGAAAGGTGTTCACAGAGAGCTAATATCGCTGACTAGTTTTTCAGCAGACGGAATAGCATATGTGAAGACATGAGTATGGGAAAGCAAgctgtgactgctgctgctaagtcatttcagtcgtgtccaactctgtgcgaccccatagacagcagcccaccaggctcctctgtccctgggattctccaggcaagaacactggagtgggttgccatttccttctccaatgcaggaaagtgaaaagtgaaagtgaagtcgctcagtcgtgcccgacttagcgaccccatagactgcagccttccaggctcctccatccatgggattttccaggcaagagtactgtgacTAGTGTTGTGACTAGAGACCTCCAAATGGTTCAGAAATTATCATATGGAGCAGGGGGGGTGTTGAGACATGACCACAGTACTGGCCAAAGCCTAATATAATTTTCAGTTCTCTGGTATTTTGCAGCCATCCCAGTGGAAATTGTTTCGCCAGGAACTGTTGAAGTTCCTTGAACACTTCTTGCTGGCTGTCATTAACGGGTGTCAGATGTCTGCCCCACCCAGCAAGACTGAAGCCATGTGGAAGGATTTTATAACCTGCTTGAAGGATCAAGATCTGATATCTTCTGCAGCTGTTGAGGCCCAGGCTCTCTACCCCTTAACGAAGACTGCTGTGTCTAGACCTCTGCTTTTGATTTTAGATGACAACTTTTATTATCAAAGTATGAGATATGAAGTCTATCAGCTGGCTCGGAAATGtaattaacacatttttttttctcacacacAAAGATATTTATTCATGTATCAAATTTACTagtgctgggacttccctagtgatccagtgattaagacttcaccttccaatgcaaagggtgagagtttgatccctggtcagggagctgataTCCCACTTGCCTTGTGGCCaataaaccaaaacataaaacagaagccacaCTGTcgaaaattcagtaaagactttaaaaatgctctgcatcaaaaaaacaaaacgaaacaccAACGATCACTGTTTTTGGTGAGAACTTAAGTGGATTAGGAGGTTCATATGGATTTACTTCATTTTCAAAGCTACACGTGCAGTACTGCGAATGGTCTTTGCTTCTGCAGATGGGATAACTTATGTAAATACGTTTAGTTCACATTTTGGAAAAATACTTCCCGAGTAATTTTGTGGTTTTTGAATTGTTTTCAGATTCATTAGGCTTTTGCCAGCTGTTTTTAGATTGTGCTCTTGAGACCTGTCTACAGAGGAATGCCCAGAGACCACGACCACTGCCTGCCGAGACCATCCACCAGAtgggaaacaaaatagaaaagccCAACCCTGAGAAAAATGCTTGGGAACACCACAGCCTCGCAGTTCAGAGTCCAGCATGTGCTTCAGAGGCCAGGTAGCCCCACTCAAAGGTGTCTTTTCACCAGGTGCCTCGctgagccaggccctgggctgcatACTTCTGTATCCATTTGATTGCTCTTCACACAAGCCTTGGAGAGAGATTATTTCTTCCCCTTTGTGTAGAAGAGAAAACCCAGTGAGGAAGTTTAGCTTGCCCAGAGTCACTGCGATTGTCAGCTACACCTGAGAGGTGAATCCAGGTTTGTTTGCAAATATGTCCTCTTGTTAAAGTTATACGG is drawn from Bos indicus isolate NIAB-ARS_2022 breed Sahiwal x Tharparkar chromosome 26, NIAB-ARS_B.indTharparkar_mat_pri_1.0, whole genome shotgun sequence and contains these coding sequences:
- the PSTK gene encoding L-seryl-tRNA(Sec) kinase isoform X1 codes for the protein MKMGEDVRGAHSERPQKLVLCVLCGLPAAGKSTFARALRHWLQQELGWAVGVVAYDDVMPEAVLEKASASPLPSQWKLFRQELLKFLEHFLLAVINGCQMSAPPSKTEAMWKDFITCLKDQDLISSAAVEAQALYPLTKTAVSRPLLLILDDNFYYQSMRYEVYQLARKYSLGFCQLFLDCALETCLQRNAQRPRPLPAETIHQMGNKIEKPNPEKNAWEHHSLAVQSPACASEARLKLTDLLITALENPIKHVEENLEQKETDRLIGSTNILHQADQTLRRIVSQTMKEAKDEQMFPYNLKLLAEELNKLKAEFLEDLRQGNKKYLCFQQTIDLADVISFFHYEKDNIVRKYFSKQH
- the PSTK gene encoding L-seryl-tRNA(Sec) kinase isoform X2, producing the protein MKMGEDVRGAHSERPQKLVLCVLCGLPAAGKSTFARALRHWLQQELGWAVGVVAYDDVMPEAVLEKPSQWKLFRQELLKFLEHFLLAVINGCQMSAPPSKTEAMWKDFITCLKDQDLISSAAVEAQALYPLTKTAVSRPLLLILDDNFYYQSMRYEVYQLARKYSLGFCQLFLDCALETCLQRNAQRPRPLPAETIHQMGNKIEKPNPEKNAWEHHSLAVQSPACASEARLKLTDLLITALENPIKHVEENLEQKETDRLIGSTNILHQADQTLRRIVSQTMKEAKDEQMFPYNLKLLAEELNKLKAEFLEDLRQGNKKYLCFQQTIDLADVISFFHYEKDNIVRKYFSKQH